The following nucleotide sequence is from Tolumonas lignilytica.
GGCAGCGCCTGCCACTTCAAATTCCATGATCAGTGAACCGGTTTTCACCTTGTCACCGACAGCAATTTTCAGTGCTTTAACAACACCCGCAAACGGTGCTGGTACTTCCATAGAGGCCTTGTCGCCTTCCACGGTGATCAGTGATTGATCAGCATCAACGCTGTCACCCACTTTGACCAGAATTTCGGTTACAGCAACTTCGTCACCGCCGATGTCTGGTACGTTCACTTCTTTCACCGAAGCAACTGCTGGTGCCGCCGCAACAGGCGCTGGAGCCGCGGCAACTGGCGCAGCAGGTGCTGCACCCGCGACTTCAAACACCATGATCAGTGAGCCGGTAGACACTTTGTCACCCAGCGCCACTTTGATCTCTTTCACCACACCCGCAAACGGGGCCGGTACTTCCATAGAGGCTTTGTCGCCTTCTACAGTCAGCAGCGATTGGTCAGCGTCAACGGTGTCGCCAACTTTAACCAAAATCTCAGTCACAGCCACTTCGTCACCGCCGATATCCGGCACGTTGACTTCCAGCTGTGCGGCTGCCGCAGGGGCTGCTGCAACAGGCGCTGCAGCGACCGGAGCTGGTGCAGCAGCAACTGCTGCACCTTCCGCTTCGAATACCATGATCAGGGAACCAGTAGAAACCTTGTCACCTAATGCAATTTTGATCTCTTTAACAATACCCGCTTCTGGTGCAGGTACTTCCATAGAGGCTTTATCGCCTTCTACCGTCAGCAGGGATTGGTCAGCTTCAACCTTGTCACCTACTTTGACCAGAATTTCGGTCACGGCAACTTCATCACCACCGATATCCGGCACAAAAATGTCTTTAGACATGAAATTTCCCCTTACGCGTACAGCGGATTCATCTTGTCAGCATCGATACCGAATTTCGCAATGGCTTCTGCCACTACTTTCTTCTCAACGGTACCTTGCTTAGCCAATTCAGTCAGTGCAGCTACAACGATGTAGGCTTCGTTCACTTCGAAGTGACGACGCAGGTTTTCGCGGCTGTCTGAACGACCGAAACCATCTGTACCCAGAACACGATAGCTGCTGGCAGGAACAAAACTACGCACCTGATCAGCGTAAGACTTCATGTAGTCGGTAGCAGCGATAGCTGGCGCAGAGCCCATAACCTGAGCAATGTAAGGCACTTGCTGTTCGCCTTCAGGGTGCAGCATGTTGTAACGATCAGCATTCTGACCATCACGCGCCAGTTCGTTGAAGCTGGTTACGCTGTACACATCAGAACCGATACCGTATTCGTCAGCCAAAATCTTACCGGCACGACGCACGTAGTTCAGAATTGAACCACAACCCATCAGCTGAACCTGACCTTTCGCACCGGCGTTAGATTCCAGTTTGTAGATACCTTTACGGATACCTTCTTCAGCGCCAGCAGGCATAGCCGGGTGCTGATAGTTTTCGTTCAGGGTAGTGATGTAGTAGTAGATATTCTCTGGTTTATCGCCGTACATACGACGCATACCGTCTTGAATGATCACCGCCACTTCATACACGAATGATGGGTCATAGCTGACGCAATTCGGGATGGTGCCAGCCAGAATATGGCTATGGCCGTCTTCGTGCTGCAGACCTTCACCGTTCAGTGTGGTACGGCCAGAGGTCGCACCCAACAGGAAGCCACGTGCTTGCTGGTCGCCAGCAGCCCATGCCATATCGCCGATACGTTGGAAACCGAACATCGAATAGTAGATGTAGAACGGAATCATCGGGCAATCGTTCGTGCTGTAAGAAGTCGCCGCCGCTAACCAAGACGACATTGCACCCAGCTCGTTGATACCGTCTTGCAGGATCTGACCTTTCTGGTCTTCCTTGTAATAAGAGACGATCTCTTTGTCTTGCGGGGTGTATTGCTGACCGTGCGGGCTGTAGATACCGATTTGACGGAACAGACCTTCCATACCGAAAGTACGCGCTTCGTCAGCCAGAATTGGCACGATACGTTGACCGACAGATTTGTCTTTCAGCAGCACGTTCAAGCTACGTACAAATGCCATAGTGGTTGACACTTCACGCGCCTGTTCGCCAAGCAATGCATCAAATGCTGACAGCTCAGGAATATCGAGTTTCACTGTTGTCTGTGGCAAACGAGTTGGCACATAACCTTTCAATGCCTGACGACGTTCGTGCAGGTATTTGTACTCTTCAGAGCCTTCTTCCAAAGTCAGATAAGGCAGCTCGTCGATTTGATCATCGGAAACCGGAACAAAGAAACGATCACGCATATGACGAACTGAATCCAGTTCCATCTTCTTAACTTGGTGCGCAATGTTTTTACCTTCCGCAGCTTCACCCATGCCATAACCTTTTACGGTTTTCGCCAGGATCACAGTCGGCTTGCCGGTAGTCTGAGTCGCTTTCTGGAACGCAGCGAACAGTTTGACCGGATCATGACCACCACGTTTCAGTGAGAAGATCTGCTCATCAGTCCAGTCAGCCACCAGCGCAGCGGTTTCTGGGTATTTGCCAAAGAAGTGTTTACGGACATAAGCGCCATCTTTGGATTTGAAAGTCTGGTAATCACCATCCAGTGTTTCGTTCATCAGCTGGATCAGCTTGCCAGAGGTATCCTTCTGCAGCAGCTCATCCCACTTAGAACCCCACAGGGTTTTGATCACGTTCCAGCCAGCACCGCCGAAGATACCTTCCAGCTCGTTGATCACTTTACCGTTACCGACAACTGGGCCATCCAGACGCTGCAGGTTGCAGTTGATTACGAAGATCAGGTTGTCCAGTTTCTCACGTACAGCAACGGTGATAGCGCCTTTAGATTCAGGCTCATCCATCTCACCATCGCCCAGGAAAGCGTACACTTTCTGCTCAGAGCAATCTTTGATGCCACGGTTGGTCAGATATTTCAGGAAACGCGCCTGATAGATCGCACCGATTGGGCCTAAACCCATAGATACGGTCGGGAACTGCCAGAATTCAGGCATCAGTTTTGGATGCGGATAAGAAGGAATACCTTTGCCATCCACTTCCTGACGGAAGTTGTCCAGCTGATCAGCAGTCAGACGGCCTTCAACAAATGCACGGGCATACACGCCAGGAGAGATATGGCCTTGGAAGTAAACTAAATCGCCACCGTCTTTCTCGTTACGCGCACGGAAGAAATGGTTGAAGCACACATCGTAAATTGTGGCAGAAGAGGCAAAAGAGGACATATGTCCGCCCAGATCCAAGCCTTTCTTCGATGCACGCAAAACGATCATCACTGCGTTCCAGCGAATAATCGCACGGATACGCTGTTCCAGATCCAGTTTACCCGGATACGCCGGTTGATCGCTGGTCGCGATGGTATTGATATAATCAGTCAGCAGCTTACCACCAGTACCAGTGCCTGCAGCTAAACCTGCTTTGCTGGCGGCTGATGATAATTGATCCAGAATGTATTGAGCTCGTTCCGGACCTTCTTCCCGAAGCAGTGATTCCAGAGCGTTTAACCACTCTTGAGTTTCTACTGGGTCCACATCATGTTTAAGGAGTTCAGACATGGCTGTTTCCTGTGTTTGTTGACGGCAATGTTGGTTGTAAGGTTATCCCTGATGGATCTGCCGCGAGGGGCGCTGTGCACGCTCATCTTCTCGCTGTATATCCAGCAGGGTATCCTCGATAAAAGCCAGATGCTCATGGCAAGCATCTCTGGCCTGTTCTGGGTGGCCCGCCAGGATCGCCGCGATCAAATCTGATCGGTGACGGCGGATCCGGTTAACCACCCCCGGACGCTGATTCAGTACTTCCAGATTTCCGAGAATGTTACGTTCCAGTAACTCCCGGATGGCACGCATCAGATGCAGCAGCACCACGTTGTGCGATGCTTCGGTCATGGCGAGATAAAAAGCAGAAACGGCTTTGGCTTCTGCAGCGACATTACCGCTGGTCTGTGCGGCCTCGATATCACTTTGTATCTCGCGCATTTGCGCAAAATCATTTTCATCACCACGAAGTGCCGCGTAATAAGCCGCGACCCCTTCGAGAACATGACGGAATTCCAGCAGATCGAATTGTGAACCTGGGTGATTAGCTAATAACTCGAAGAAAGGGTCAGACAACCCACGGTTCAATTCGCTTTTAACGTAGGTACCACCACCCTGACGGCGATAGAGCAAACCACGCGCTTCCAGACGTTGGATTGCTTCGCGCAGAGAAGGGCGGGAAACACCGAACTGCACCGCCAATTCACGTTCTGGCAGCAGTTTCTGTCCTGGCTGCAACGTGCCGTCGACAATCATCTGTTCCAATTCGGCAACGATGCTGTCGGAGAGTTTTGGTGTAGTTGGTTTGTATTCTGTCATGTGAAATTTGTTAATTTGGTATTACCAATACATGAATTGTTAAACAAATTAGCAAAATCATTAACAACTGTCCACGAATTATCTGATTAAAATCAAAAAATGTGGGAATTTTTACGCATTCCGCCTTACAGCAATTACAACGCATTAACAAATGAAACAGAGATGGGATGGTTTTAGATTTTCATGAGGAATTACAGTCTACTTAGCGAGAATGCGGGTGCGATAAAACCGATGGGAACGAGGTTTAAGATAGTTCATTAAAAACAATGAATTAACTTTGAAGATAACCGCAGTAAGGCTGTAGACGTTCTTCAGCCTCACGGGCCGATAAATGTAACTGGTTTGTAAAATCAGTTTAAAAAACGAACCGGTCTGACCATTAATACCGTTAGCGGCAATGGATATGCAATGTGGCAGCCACATTCCGGGCGGTGATACGGATGTTTTCAGCCGCCTGCGTCAGTGCCTCTTCCAGCGTACAGACATGATTTAACACACTGAATACGCTATCGATGCCCTGCGCATAGACCAGTGAAAAATCCGCCCCCAGACTCCCGGCAATCGCAATGACGGGTTTGTTATAGCGTTTTGCGATCCGGGCAATACCAACCGGGACTTTCCCGTTCACACTCTGACTGTCTAACCGCCCTTCGCCGGTGATCACGAGATCCGCTTCTGCAATCGCCTGCTCCAGCCCCACCGCCGACGTGACCATATCAATCCCAGAGCGTAATTCCGCTTTCATAAAAGCCAGTAGTGCAGCGCCCGTTCCGCCGGCCGCTCCCGCCCCTGGCGCAAACTCCACATCCACTCCTGATTCTTGCGCCACGATACGGGCGTAATGTTTCAGGTTGTCATCCAATAACGCGACCATCGCCGGATCCGCCCCCTTCTGTGGGCCAAACACATGAGACGCGCCCGACGGCCCGGTGAGTGGATTGGTCACATCGCAGGCCACAATAAACTGGCAATGCGATAACCGAGCATCCACCTGCGCACAATCAATGCTGGCTAACGCCGCAAGCCCCACCCCGCCACGAGGAATATCAACGCCATACTGATCCAGCAACCGATAGCCCAGTGCCTGCAACATCCCCGCACCACCGTCATTGGTTGCACTGCCGCCCAGCCCGAGAATAATCTGAGTCACGCCCCGATCCAGTGCCGCCCGAATCAATTCACCCGTACCATAGGTGCTCGTGACTAACGGATTGCGGACAGATACAGGAATTCGCTCCAGTCCACTCGCCGCCGCCATTTCAACCACTGCACAATGCGGATTGATCAGGCCCAGTTCCGCATCAATCGGATTTCCTAGCGGATCACTGACCGTAACGCTGATCTTCGTCCCTCCGGTCGCCGTCACCATGGCATCCACGGTGCCTTCTCCGCCGTCCGCCATCGGGAAAAGCCGATACTCCGCATCAGGAAAAACAGCACGAAAGCCGGCCTCGATGGCAGTTGCAACACCCAGCGCACTCAGGCTTTCTTTATAGGAATCGGGGGCAATGACAATTTTCATCAATGACAACTCGCGTTATGACTGAAAACTTATGACTGAAGACGAGCACCTTCGCACGAATACGCACGACCATCTCAGTTTACTTGATTAAAGTGCGATACTGCTCCCAGTCAAATGACGCGCCGGGGTCAGTTTTTCTGCCAGGGGCAACGTCGGCATGTCCGGTGATCCGGGCAGGCGTGATGGCCGGAAAAGCGTCTTGGATCGCGGTCGTGAGCATCGCCAGCTGTTGATATTGCGCCTCGGTATAACCGCTGTCATCGGTGCCTTCCAGCTCAATACCAATCGAAAAGTCATTGCAGTTTTCACGGCCTTCAAACTGCGAACGCCCGGCATGCCAGGCGCGATCAAGAAAACTGACGTATTGCACCACTTCTCCATCTCGGCGGATCAGACAATGTGCCGAAACCTCCAAATGTGCGATCGCTGCAAAATAAGGATGAAAATCAGGATCGAGGTGGCCCGTAAACAAGGCATCAATATAGGGGCCGCCAAATTGCCCCGGCGGTAAACTAATACCATGCACCACCAACAAAGAGATCGGCTCATTTTCTGGCCGCTGATTATAAAACGGAGAAGGACAATGCCGAGCCTCGGTGAGCCATCCCTGTTCATTTATCAACCATTTTTTTTGCAACATGGTAGTTTACCTCTCTGTTTTTAGCGCCCAAGCATGCTACATGGTATGCTTATCTCCAGCATCTTTTTGTTTCGACCGGGAAAACCGGCTAATTCAACAGGACTTGTCATGTTGCAAACTGATATTCAGCGCACAGTACGTGCCGCTCTGGAAGAAGATTTAGGTGGCGTACTCGATGCGCATGCCGATATTACCGCACAATTGATCCCCGCAGACAGACAGGCCGAAGCCTATGTTATCACGCGCGAACAAGGGGTATTTTGTGGCAAAGCCTGGGCCGAAGAAGTGTTCACCCAACTCGGCGGCAATGTCCGCATCGAATGGAAAGTGAAAGATGGCGACCCAGTACAACCGAATCAGGAACTGCTTCGTATGTATGGTCCGGCACGCATTCTGTTAACCGGTGAACGTTCCGTACTGAACTTTATCCAGACGCTGTCCGGGGTCGCCAGCAATGTTGCACTCTACGTTCAGCAACTCGCCGGCACTCACTGCAAATTGCTGGATACCCGCAAAACAATTCCAGGCCTGCGCACGGCGCTGAAATATGCGGTCACCTGTGGCGGCGGCGCAAATCATCGCATGGGGTTGTTCGATGCTTACCTCATCAAGGAAAACCACATCATGGCCTGTGGTGGCATTGCACAAGCAATTGAAACCGCACGTGCGTTGAACCCGGGTAAAAAGGTCGAAGTTGAAGTCGAAAATCTGGATGAGCTACAGCAAGCGCTGGACGCAAATGCCGATATCATCATGCTGGATAATTTTGAAGTTCCGATGATGTATGAAGCCGTCAAGATCAATGCAGGAAAGGCCAAACTGGAAGTTTCCGGCAACGTCACACTGCAAACCATCGCTACTTATGCCCAAACGGGTGTTGATTATATTTCCGTTGGTGCGCTGACCAAACATACACATGCCATGGATCTCTCCATGCGTTTTGTATAAACCACTGTAAATCCGCTTCGGTTGCCGAAGCGGATTTATCCTTGCTGACGCAGGCCGGTCATTCCAAAAACCTGACAACCCATTGCACAGGGGAATCAGGTCAGGATGAATTTCTCAATGACGTGCGCCACACCATCTTCTTCGTTGGAATGTGTCACGTAATCAGCGATCGCTTTGATATCGTCAAACGCATTGCCCATCGCAACCGATAATCCGGCATACTCCAGCATATGCACATCGTTGCCCGCATCACCGACACAAATGACCTCTTCAGGTTTGATCCCCAGGTAATCAGCCAGCATCGCGACACCATTGCCTTTATTACTGTTTTTATTCAGAATTTCTAAAAAGAATGGCGCACTTCTGACTACCGTAAACCGCTCGTAATAATCTGCTGGAATTTGCTCAACTCCCGGAGACAAAATCTCCGGTTCATCCACCAACATCACTTTGATAATAGGGTGATCTTCGGATAATTCATTGAAATCAATCAGTGTCAGCGCAATGCCGTTCATATCACGCTCATGGGCGGTGTAATGGCTGAGTTTTGGCGAAATCAGCCCCAGCTCAGTAGAGAACGCGTGTGTATTTACGCCGATTTTCTGGCTGATAGAATAGACATCATGAACATCTTTGCCACTGATCAACTGGCTACAGATGGTTTCCCGTGTTCCCACATTTTTGATCAGCGCACCGTTATAACTCAGCGCATAATCATCATTGCTAGTCAGTTCCAATTCGGTCAGGTAACGTTCTAACCCCTCAATCGGACGCCCTGATGCCAACACCACCTTCACCCCTTTCTGCCGGGCTTGTTGAATAGCACTTTTCGTTCGCTGAGAAATCGTACCGTCACCACGCAACAGCGTGCCATCCATATCAAGAGCAATCAGCTTATACATCGTCATCACCGGAATAGAAAACCTGCCACCATTTTATCGGATAAACCGGTTTCATTCAGCGGATTTAGCGCTTCCTTTCATCAGGAATGAATTAACGGAATTAATGCACCGTTTTTAATTTTCCTCAAATTCCATCGAATCAATAACACCCACCACACCGTATTGCACTTAATAATAGGCATAAACACAGTATAAAAAACCAACATTTTTATTTGTTGTAAATTTTTAAACCACAATAAAGACAAACGCCAAAATTTTATTTAGGATCTACAGCCACCTTCCAATGTTCGGATGAAGGTAGCAGGAGAGGATGGTTCTACATCCACCGAAGAAGTGAATCTTTCAGGTGCCGCAAGGCGAGGACTGCTACTGGACGAGACTCTGAAGAGACCCGTTAAATCGGGCGCCGAAGGAGCAAAACCGCACGGTTGAAACTCTCAGGCAAAAGGACAGAGGGGATGGAACGATATATCTGGTGATCCTCACCGGGTAGGTGTTCCCGTCTCCTCCTTTCACGAATGAACAACTTCGTTTCAGGAGGATCTAAACAACTATGCTTCATTCATTTCTCACCGCCGTTGATGACTTTATCTGGGGGCCGCCACTACTGGCATTATTGATGGGAACAGGCTTGTACCTCACCATCCGCCTGGGTCTGCTTCAGGTGATCCGTCTGCCATTAGCGTTAAAATTGGTCTTTTTCCCGCCGA
It contains:
- the aceE gene encoding pyruvate dehydrogenase (acetyl-transferring), homodimeric type; its protein translation is MSELLKHDVDPVETQEWLNALESLLREEGPERAQYILDQLSSAASKAGLAAGTGTGGKLLTDYINTIATSDQPAYPGKLDLEQRIRAIIRWNAVMIVLRASKKGLDLGGHMSSFASSATIYDVCFNHFFRARNEKDGGDLVYFQGHISPGVYARAFVEGRLTADQLDNFRQEVDGKGIPSYPHPKLMPEFWQFPTVSMGLGPIGAIYQARFLKYLTNRGIKDCSEQKVYAFLGDGEMDEPESKGAITVAVREKLDNLIFVINCNLQRLDGPVVGNGKVINELEGIFGGAGWNVIKTLWGSKWDELLQKDTSGKLIQLMNETLDGDYQTFKSKDGAYVRKHFFGKYPETAALVADWTDEQIFSLKRGGHDPVKLFAAFQKATQTTGKPTVILAKTVKGYGMGEAAEGKNIAHQVKKMELDSVRHMRDRFFVPVSDDQIDELPYLTLEEGSEEYKYLHERRQALKGYVPTRLPQTTVKLDIPELSAFDALLGEQAREVSTTMAFVRSLNVLLKDKSVGQRIVPILADEARTFGMEGLFRQIGIYSPHGQQYTPQDKEIVSYYKEDQKGQILQDGINELGAMSSWLAAATSYSTNDCPMIPFYIYYSMFGFQRIGDMAWAAGDQQARGFLLGATSGRTTLNGEGLQHEDGHSHILAGTIPNCVSYDPSFVYEVAVIIQDGMRRMYGDKPENIYYYITTLNENYQHPAMPAGAEEGIRKGIYKLESNAGAKGQVQLMGCGSILNYVRRAGKILADEYGIGSDVYSVTSFNELARDGQNADRYNMLHPEGEQQVPYIAQVMGSAPAIAATDYMKSYADQVRSFVPASSYRVLGTDGFGRSDSRENLRRHFEVNEAYIVVAALTELAKQGTVEKKVVAEAIAKFGIDADKMNPLYA
- the pdhR gene encoding pyruvate dehydrogenase complex transcriptional repressor PdhR — translated: MTEYKPTTPKLSDSIVAELEQMIVDGTLQPGQKLLPERELAVQFGVSRPSLREAIQRLEARGLLYRRQGGGTYVKSELNRGLSDPFFELLANHPGSQFDLLEFRHVLEGVAAYYAALRGDENDFAQMREIQSDIEAAQTSGNVAAEAKAVSAFYLAMTEASHNVVLLHLMRAIRELLERNILGNLEVLNQRPGVVNRIRRHRSDLIAAILAGHPEQARDACHEHLAFIEDTLLDIQREDERAQRPSRQIHQG
- a CDS encoding glycerate kinase, translating into MKIVIAPDSYKESLSALGVATAIEAGFRAVFPDAEYRLFPMADGGEGTVDAMVTATGGTKISVTVSDPLGNPIDAELGLINPHCAVVEMAAASGLERIPVSVRNPLVTSTYGTGELIRAALDRGVTQIILGLGGSATNDGGAGMLQALGYRLLDQYGVDIPRGGVGLAALASIDCAQVDARLSHCQFIVACDVTNPLTGPSGASHVFGPQKGADPAMVALLDDNLKHYARIVAQESGVDVEFAPGAGAAGGTGAALLAFMKAELRSGIDMVTSAVGLEQAIAEADLVITGEGRLDSQSVNGKVPVGIARIAKRYNKPVIAIAGSLGADFSLVYAQGIDSVFSVLNHVCTLEEALTQAAENIRITARNVAATLHIHCR
- the ampD gene encoding 1,6-anhydro-N-acetylmuramyl-L-alanine amidase AmpD, producing MLQKKWLINEQGWLTEARHCPSPFYNQRPENEPISLLVVHGISLPPGQFGGPYIDALFTGHLDPDFHPYFAAIAHLEVSAHCLIRRDGEVVQYVSFLDRAWHAGRSQFEGRENCNDFSIGIELEGTDDSGYTEAQYQQLAMLTTAIQDAFPAITPARITGHADVAPGRKTDPGASFDWEQYRTLIK
- the nadC gene encoding carboxylating nicotinate-nucleotide diphosphorylase; this translates as MLQTDIQRTVRAALEEDLGGVLDAHADITAQLIPADRQAEAYVITREQGVFCGKAWAEEVFTQLGGNVRIEWKVKDGDPVQPNQELLRMYGPARILLTGERSVLNFIQTLSGVASNVALYVQQLAGTHCKLLDTRKTIPGLRTALKYAVTCGGGANHRMGLFDAYLIKENHIMACGGIAQAIETARALNPGKKVEVEVENLDELQQALDANADIIMLDNFEVPMMYEAVKINAGKAKLEVSGNVTLQTIATYAQTGVDYISVGALTKHTHAMDLSMRFV
- the yidA gene encoding sugar-phosphatase, which translates into the protein MYKLIALDMDGTLLRGDGTISQRTKSAIQQARQKGVKVVLASGRPIEGLERYLTELELTSNDDYALSYNGALIKNVGTRETICSQLISGKDVHDVYSISQKIGVNTHAFSTELGLISPKLSHYTAHERDMNGIALTLIDFNELSEDHPIIKVMLVDEPEILSPGVEQIPADYYERFTVVRSAPFFLEILNKNSNKGNGVAMLADYLGIKPEEVICVGDAGNDVHMLEYAGLSVAMGNAFDDIKAIADYVTHSNEEDGVAHVIEKFILT